The following proteins are encoded in a genomic region of Prochlorococcus marinus XMU1408:
- a CDS encoding ArsR/SmtB family transcription factor, producing the protein MATAIKSEVVLENAMARKLLKALSDPLRLQIIESLSGGERCVCDLINEIGLAQSKISFHLKVLKDAGLITDRQTGRWVYYQLNIDSLNSLQDWIELLKESSQQPSQVCK; encoded by the coding sequence ATGGCCACAGCGATAAAGAGCGAAGTAGTTCTTGAAAATGCAATGGCCAGGAAATTGCTAAAAGCTTTATCTGATCCATTGCGATTGCAAATCATTGAGTCTCTTTCAGGAGGAGAGCGATGTGTTTGTGATTTGATTAATGAAATTGGATTGGCGCAATCGAAAATATCTTTTCATTTAAAAGTTTTAAAAGACGCAGGTTTGATTACCGATAGGCAAACTGGTAGATGGGTTTATTACCAATTGAATATTGACTCATTAAATTCTTTGCAAGATTGGATTGAACTGTTAAAAGAAAGCTCGCAACAACCATCGCAAGTTTGTAAATAA
- a CDS encoding ArsJ-associated glyceraldehyde-3-phosphate dehydrogenase, producing MRIGINGFGRIGRLVLRAIWGREKIEITHINDPLGDAKGAAHLVEFDSVHGRWNKAISNDQNNLSIEGQPISFSQESDFTKVPWKEKGIELILECSGKFKTPQTLNPYFDTLGMKRVVVACPVKGEIQGEDALNIVYGINHDLYEPNKHRLVTAASCTTNCLAPVVKVVNQTFGIKHGSITTLHDLTNTQVIVDSFKPDLRRARSGSQSLIPTTTGSAKAIGMIFPELQGKLNGHAVRVPILNGSLTDAVFELEKEVTQEEVNYVFKEASEGELKGILGYEEKPLVSIDYVNDSRSSIIDALSTMVVNKTQLKVYIWYDNEWGYSCRMADLVCHVINLEKG from the coding sequence ATGCGAATCGGTATTAATGGTTTCGGTCGAATAGGACGACTTGTTCTTCGAGCGATCTGGGGTAGAGAAAAAATCGAGATTACACATATCAACGATCCATTGGGTGATGCAAAGGGAGCTGCGCATTTAGTTGAATTTGATTCAGTACATGGTCGATGGAACAAAGCAATAAGCAACGACCAAAACAACCTGAGTATTGAAGGTCAACCAATATCTTTTTCTCAAGAAAGTGATTTCACAAAAGTCCCATGGAAGGAAAAAGGAATAGAACTAATTCTCGAATGTTCAGGAAAATTCAAAACCCCTCAAACATTAAATCCATATTTCGATACTCTTGGAATGAAAAGAGTTGTCGTTGCATGTCCTGTTAAAGGTGAAATACAGGGAGAGGATGCTCTAAATATCGTCTACGGTATTAATCATGATTTATATGAGCCCAATAAACATCGCTTAGTAACAGCAGCATCCTGCACAACTAATTGCTTAGCTCCAGTCGTTAAGGTCGTTAATCAAACCTTTGGTATTAAGCATGGAAGCATCACTACACTCCATGACCTTACAAATACTCAGGTAATCGTTGATTCATTTAAGCCAGATTTAAGAAGAGCCAGAAGCGGATCACAAAGCTTAATTCCAACAACGACAGGATCAGCAAAAGCGATAGGGATGATATTCCCTGAATTACAAGGAAAATTAAATGGCCATGCAGTTCGAGTTCCTATCCTCAATGGATCTTTAACTGATGCTGTATTTGAATTAGAGAAAGAGGTAACGCAAGAAGAAGTCAATTATGTGTTCAAAGAAGCTTCAGAAGGAGAGCTAAAAGGAATACTTGGTTACGAAGAAAAGCCACTTGTATCAATCGATTATGTCAATGACTCGAGAAGTTCAATCATTGATGCTCTCTCAACCATGGTGGTCAATAAAACTCAACTGAAAGTCTATATTTGGTATGACAATGAATGGGGTTATAGCTGTCGAATGGCAGATCTCGTTTGCCATGTAATAAATCTCGAAAAAGGCTAA